A stretch of DNA from Carettochelys insculpta isolate YL-2023 chromosome 7, ASM3395843v1, whole genome shotgun sequence:
TGTCTGTTCTCTCGTCCAATATTAAAGGCCCAATATTCTTGGAacgtgttttttttaaacaatacaaTTATttataaacagggctgcccctaCCAATCcactccccctctgggccccacTTGTAAATAACTGATGTATACAATTCATTTCAACCCATGCGGGTATATTGAACAGACCAAGTTTCTCCCATGTTGGAGTGCGGGAAGAGGGGGAGTTTTAGTTTCCTTTTAATAGAAACACAGAGTAAGAAATCAGAGACTTGTCATATTCACAGCTCTGTAGTCAAATGTTTTATTTCCCTAAGTGGGCTCAGACCAGTAACCTGCCTCACTCTCTCAGGTTAATTTGCATGCTGATTTTCATGTTCCTGTGTTTTAAACTATTATAGAATGTCAGAAAGTTCTGAATGCAAAAGGATGGAAATGATGGTGGTTTATATCAGGGGCTGAATGACTTGTTGATTTTTCAGTTCAGCGACCAACCAGAAAAATCTGGACAAAAATTAATCCTTTTGGGTcaacctgaaaaaaaatccagtgtttcattttgtttaattttcaagGGTcttttactctttttaaaaataaattgagctgaatttcaaaacaaaagttGTCCAGTACAAATGTCACATTCTgaaatagttaaaacaaaaacattcagtGTTGTTACCAATGGAATTTCCTCCAGTTTCTGACCCTGGGGCTTCTGTTCATATTGGAACCACCTGAAGGTTTTCATGTCCACTCTTTCTAGATACACTATTGTCTCTTCAATGGCCAGGACACTTTGAGAGATATTCTTCGCAGTGCCTTAGTCTGGAAGCTTGTGTAATAACAATGACCTTAGCAGGTGCTCAACGGATCTTCCTTGGCAGAAGACCAAGTTAAAATATCTGATCCTCATCTTCAAAGTCACGTATGAGTCTCACTCCACCTCAGACCTTGCCCACTTTTGCTCCAATAATAATAGCTTCACTGCTCCCTTAGTTTCTGTCTCTCCTTCCTGCCAAGTCAAACAATGAATTTGCTGCGTTGCTGGTGTCGGCGTCTTCTTCTATTTGTTCTCCATGGACATTCCAATGAGCATGGTTTTTGTTCGCGGAAAGTGTCATGGATGCTGGTGTGACTATTTGTGTAGCCAGCTGGAAAATTCACTTTGGGTTAGGAAATCGTCCACTCAAAGAGCAAAAAAATAACATCATGAGAGTGCAAGGATCAACCACAATAGGTGAGATTCACCCCAATGCAGGTGAATATGAGTGCTCAGCCTGAACTACATCCCACTGAAGCCTAAAGCCCCCCAGACTGCAAGCTGTGCTTCATTTGGGACTTACGCTGGTTCTCTGCACAAGTATGAATTGTTCCCGCCGTGCATAATGTGAATTAGACCCAACAGCTACACAAAATAAGTGAGGGGAAATAATTCATGAGCCACATGTAGGCTGAAAATGCAGCTGCACAAAACATTATTTACAGCCTGTGACTAAATAAGAGAcaaactgtttaaaaacaaactaatGTTTGGGATGCAAATGCTCAGCAGGAGCTGAGTAAATTCTTCACTATGTACTGTTCACCCACCTATAGGAAGTTGTTCCTCCAAACCCATTAGCAAACCAGGCCCTGAAAGTTTGTTACCAACTTTGTCTTAAATGCTGAAGCGCTTTGAGTTAACTGTCATCCGGCAGGATCTCTGaacaaaagccctgggctaataAAGCCACAAGAAAGATCAAGACACTGGCTCAGAGaaggctttattttgaaatctgcCCAGCAGACATTGACTTCAAAGTGTCACAGGTGCCCAGTAATGAGGCCCTCCACCCACTTTTAATGTAAGCCTGAGCTTTCCTGGAGTGATCAAACCATCCTCTGCAAATATCGGGAGGTTTTTTGTTACTTGTTCATTCAGGCTTTGATGTGAACTACCCTTCATGTCACAGAAAAGTCCCACTCCAGGTGAGCAGAGGAGCCAGCAAGCTCTTTACTGGCACTGGAATTTGCTTTGCAAAGTTTCTTTATCACAGGCAACTGCCTCACCTTTATTCATGCAGCCAAATCTCCATTTCCGTTTGATTTATTAACTACTGAGCAGGAGCCAGAAACAGAATTAGTATTTCCTGGCTAATATCAAAGTGCATTACTCTCAGCATCCAGTGAGTATCTCCACAGTCTAGTACATTATAAGCAaataaaataagcagtcctgtagcaccttaaagactgacaatcttgaaacccatgaaagctcatgacctaataaataaaattgttagtctttaaggtgctacaggtctgcttgattcttttgtgaagctacagactaacacagctcctcctTTGAGACTATAGTACATAGTGTTATCACCAGTTGCTTGGAGGCTAAGTGGTAATTATCATGACTGCTGGGTTGTGTTCCCGAATTGGGAATGGCCCTGCTCCAAGATATCAGGCAAACCACTTCTTCTCTCTATAGCTATTTATGCATTTATATGGCCCCCCTTACTATAGTATCTGTGCACCTCACTATCTTTACTGGAGTGAGGAATGGAGACCGCTTTTCCAAGCACCTTCCCTTCCAAGAACAAAACCTCCCTAGCTGACACTGGCAGAGGCTGAGAAGTAGGATGCATAGAGGTTGGTGCCTAATGCTGGACCTCTGAACAAGTGATGAATTGCTCCCTCCATGCATAATTATCATCTGCTGCTGGGTGACCCAGGTTTGAGTAGACCTAGACCCAAGGTGTGAGTTCCAGAAGCCCACTCTGATCAGCCCGAGGGCTCCAAGGGGTTCGAATCCCACTCTCCAGCTCTGACCTGTTAACTCTGAATCCAGCTCCAGAGCTgacccagggcaggaagaggttcAGATTGTagccctgttcttaaaataggggttacaaaaagtacattttgactttatttattaaggaccgtcctgtattcacgtgcattgcaggtCTTGAAGTatagattttgtaactgaatttgaaaaaatggctcttctcactagtTTGGTTGTTGATCCCCGATCTTGTCTGTAAGTCAGAGACTCCATCCCTAATCCCTGGGGATAACACTATGTACTGTACAAACCCTCATCCACCCATGGTTTAGTGTGGGCTAGTGTTTGTAAAGTGCTCGGCCCTGTAAGAGTCTGAAATACTACAAGTGGCCCATTGTAAGACTGGCTGAAAGGGTGTGTGTTGttctgtggaggggagggaagcagaggaCAACAGCCCAACACTGCACAGAAGTTTGGCATGTTAGACTACCGGCAACTTTACCCCTCCTGGTTCTACAATTTCCTTAACCTTCCAATTCCACCCAGAGTACAACAGGGGGAGGCATCATTGTGAGTTCCCAAAGAAGTGAAAGATGGGGCAGCTGGTGATGAAGACgtagagagagacacacacagaccAGGAGTCCCAGTCATCCTGATTTTTGCACCAGTACCTTCTCCTCCTTGTGGGAGCCAATCCCACAGAGGTGGATCGTGTGTTTTCACCCTGTTACCAGTTGTCTGTGGGAGGAGCATTCAGCTACTTGTAGCATTTGCAGACATGTTCTCAGAGCTCAGCCAACTCCCTTTCCTGCCCAGAACGCAGACTGCTGTCTGGATTACATAGATAGaacagcagctgcccctgcaaaTAAAAGGGCTCAATGACTGAAGAACTGGAGAAATGAAGACAATGAGAACAATAGAGAAGACGGATTTATCAAGCCAAGAATTAACCGCATGTCATGGACAGTACACTCTTAGAAGAGTGGAGAATAAAGTAGGGATGTTTGCAAACAATGTTTCTTTAATAAGCTGAAGAAAATGGCGAGTTGTTTGCTTTAAATactggggagggaaaagggaaggCATTTTTCTGGGTAACTGAATAATTCAATGAAAGGTCCTTGCAGTCGTGCTGTGGGTCGTGGAGGAAGGAAGCAAAGAGTCCCAAGGAGAAAGAATAAAGCAAAGAGGGAGAAGACCTTGGTCTGGGCTCAGTAAAGGAAAGAGGTAAACTCTGTCCGGGAAAATGGATAAGTTCCGAATGATTTTCCAGTTCCTCCAGTCCAATCAGGAATCTTTCATGAATGGCATCTGTGGGATCATGGCCCTGGCTAGTGCCCAGATGTACTCCGCCTTCGATTTCAACTGCCCCTGCCTGCCGAGTTACAACCTGGCGTACGGCCTGGGCATCCTGCTTGCGCCCCCCCTCGTCTTGTTCCTCCTGGGCTTTGTGATGAACAACAACGTGTCCATGCTGGCAGAGGAGTGGAAGAGGCCCACGGGCATGAGGCAGAAGGACCCGGCTGTCCTGCGCTACATGTTCTGCTCCATGGCCCAGCGGGCCCTGATCGCGCCAGCTGTCTGGATCTCCGTGACACTGCTGGATGGGAAGTGCTTCATGTGCGCATTCAGCACCTCGGTGCCCGTGGAgaagctggggaacaggagcTTCACGGGTCTATCAGAAAAGGAGATGCGGAAAATACTGGCCCGCATCCCCTGCAAAGAGATCTACAATGGGCAGGAGCTGGTGGCCAGGGAGGTGGCAGCGAGATACCTACGTTGCATCTCACAGGTAAGAGCCAGGGGGCTATGTTATTTGGGCTTGGTCACTACCTGGATGGGTAGAAACCCAGGCCTGCTGTGAGAAGTAGGGTTGGTACTTCAGCAGGGGTGTTCGTTCCTTGGCGTCCAGTGTCTGTGTCCAAGCCTGGCTCCAGGTGGTGCTGCCCTTTGGATGCCATGTAAATCTGAGGCCCTGGACCACCATGTTCGTTAACTATCCCCAGTCAGGTTTTTGGAAGACTCGGGTTGTGAGCGTCAGTGTTCTGGCCTAGTGTTATCATGTCTTATTAAATCCCCTGTGAAGTTTCAGGTGGATTCATCTTTCCCAATCACTGCATGTCCTACATTCTTGGGTAGTATTGCTGGGTGCCATAAATAGCTGGCCGTGCTCCACTCTAGATGTGGCTGCATCTCTGTGGCAGGCAAGTGATCCCTACAAATCCAGGGCTAAATTCAACCCATAGCATACTTGGGGCAAGTCCGCTAAAGTCAACGAGAGTTACACCTGCCTACCCAGAGCTGAATTTGGCCAACTGCCAATGCTTGCTAATGGGCACTATCCCTGCACATCTGCTTACACCAGAGCAGTTCAGGACCACATGGCATGGCTGTCAGaaagcagaaagccaggagaaCAAGCATTGCTTTGTGAACTGTGAACCAAGGAAATACAGCAATTTCTGGTGGTGACATTTCTCCCACACAAGCTGGATTAAGGAGTGAAAGAACCCAAGGGCTGGGTTCTGGTGTCAGGTCCACCCATGTGCAAACTTTTGAGATACCTACTTGGGTACTGGAATTACAATAATACGGtcacactttgcccaggggtcCATTTAATAAATGATTAGTAGCTATTTTACTAAAGGACTAATCATTAGATTGCTAGAATCAAACAAGCCATAGCTTGCTTATTGGCATGGCTTACCTGACCATTTGTAACTGTCTATAGTACTTATGTCTTGAGTCTGAATACAAACAGGTATCAAATGTTTCAGCTCTTTATAAAAGAACCTTGATATTAAGTGACTGATCATTCCTAGCACAGCTATTGCATCTCCCGCCTGAAGAGCTCAGAGCACTTTACCCATCAGagtctcagccccaccccatcccacagcaGGTAAGTACCATTATCCCCCTTTTAAATACAGAGACTGAAGTATagagaggggaagtgacttggccaagacTACAAAGCAAAATCAGTGGCAGAGACAAGAACCAAGCCCAGGTCTCCAGACAGCTTGAAAAACACTCGCCACAACAAAAGAGACCACTTGTGTACATAAGCCCCTGCCTGGGAAAAAACTGGTGCACACCAGCTTGCCCTTCCAGGTGCTGACACTTGAGATCCTGCAGGTTGGCAGTGTACAAGACAGCCTGGGCCTATTATGGGTCAGAGACTGCACCCCTCTTTGGCCATCACAGGAATGTATGAATGAGACCGTAGTGAGCCTGTCTGCTCTTGCTCATTGAGGTTGGATGTTACTGAGTCTAACAGCTTAGTGAAAAGACACAGTTGTCTGACCGGGGAAAGCACCTGCAGTTACACTGTAGATCCTCATACAGGAGGACACTCCACTAAATGGCAGCATCTGAGCAGCTGTGTTAAAGACATATACAGCAATTATCAACGACAGGGCATTGGACTAGATGCACCATTTGGGTTGATGCAATTGATGGTAATTCCCATGCAAAGCAGAAGCAACCCAATGCAGCTGGAGAAGTGAAGGCATGGACATGTATGCATGGCAATAGTTCTAAGATAAACCCAGGCATGTGGATGTTGCACACATGGTCTCCTCATTTGCAATGTAAACGTCACCATTTGCCAAGTGACCCAGAGCTAAATCAGCCACATCAGCCAATCCCTTTCCTGCTGCTGTTCTCAGCTTATTTGTTCCTTGTGGTTTAgaaaggatgcaaattcccttgAGCTTCTCATTGGCCTGTAGTCTAAACAAGTTGATTTGCCTTGTCCCTGGGGTTTAAGTTACATTCTGGCTGCTCCATTTCATTTTATGGACAGTGTCTTAAAGCTTCAAACTTCCTATTCTTCTGCTGTAAGACCCAGACCTGGCAGACGACCTTTTTGCAGGTAATGCTGTAATACATATATGGCAACTTCCAACTTAACTGTTCTTGCTACATTGatgtgccacacagtctgggtagAACTCCTGCTACCAAAATAACAGGCTGCTTAGTCTAGGGCAAAAGGAGAATCTCCATTAACTACTAGCAGTGCAGACCCTATGACACCCATTTGCGTTTCTGAGTTCATCCAGGAGGAGGCAGTGGTACACATATCatagaaatcatagaattcaagggctggaagggacctcaggaggtcatctagtccagccccctgcctaaaggaggatcaaccccaactaaatcatcccagccatgattatgtcaagctgggatttaaaaacctttagggatagagattccaccaccttctcttggtaacgcattccagtccttcaccacccacctggtgaaagagtttttcctaatatccaacctacacctcaccctctgcaacttcagaccattgctccttgttctgtcatttgtcactactgagaatagtctgtcgccatcctctttagagccccctttcagaaagttgacggctgctatcaaatcatccctcagtcttctcttctgcatactacataagcccaaatctctcagcctctctgcataggtcatgtgctccagacccttaatcattttcgttgccctccgctgaaccctctccaatgtatccacatactttctgtactggggggcctagaactggacgcaatacttcagatgaggcctgaccagagccaagtagaggggaataataacttctctagatctgctagaaatgcttctcctcatgcaccccaatatgttattagccttctttgctacaagggcacgctgttgactcatatccagcctctcatccactgtgatccccaggtccttttctgctgcactgctacttagccagtcagcccccaggctgtaacagtgcttgggattcttccagcccaaatacaggaccctgcacttctccttgttgaacctcatcaaatttcttttggcccaatcctccaatttgtctatacTATATTGCAGCAGTATGCCAGTGCCTATCTGCTCTGCAGTGGTTTGGTTCCTATGCGTAGTGTCAGGATACATGTTGAATGGTGATACATTTCATAAGAGGATATTTTCTGGTACTTAAAGGATTTATTAGAATGTGAGCATGGTGCCAATTTATCCTTGCACTCCGACTGGCTCTATAGCTATTCAAGGGCCAATAGAATGTCCTGAGTAATTCCAGCTTGCTTTTGCTTGTGGTACAATCAGTAGTCATGGCAGTGAGTGTCACGAGACTTGCAGTCTGGCAGTCTTAGGTCTGCAGTGCACACGCCATGGGAAACCACATGACAGCTGCACGCTCCCCTTGAAATTGTTCACGTGTCATGCCAACACTCTGGATCCCCGTGCCTCGTTGAATCTGCCACAGTGTGGCAGTGCAGCCCAAAGCCAGGGCActgaatccaaaaaaaaaaaaaaaaatactcttgTGGAAGCATAGGAGGGGCTTAATCTTAAAGACTATGGCCTTTTTACTCCTGTGTCTTTGGTGCTGGGCCTCCATCACCAAAGCACCCAAGCATGGATTAACTCAGGCAAACAGCAGCACCCTACATGAGGCATGAACCACATTGTCAGGAggaggcaaactgaggcacagagctattAAGGAGCTGGCACAAGGGGATTCTGTGGCAGGGCCAAGAATTGACCCTTACTCAAGGAACTGAGGGGCCAAGCCCTGGTCTAGCATCTGTATCACAAGACCATCACACCTCAGATGTATTCATGGCTTGGTAGAGTCTGGAAAATGCCACCACTCtgcacaagagaaaaaaaatcataggaCTTGAAACCCTCTGTGCTTTGGTGTGAGAGCAGACCAAGGGCCTGAAGTTTCTTACACGGctttcctctgccccaggcctgagaaCTGAAGCATTTAACCCTCTGTAGCACAAGCAGGAAAtgagagctccctggctgccctcagtCCCGGTGAGATGCCTAGGCAGTGTAGCTGTGTCACCTCTGTCCTTCTATTAGTCACTGCATTTTCACTGATACTTTCCACACCAGCCCTAGGGCAGGAACCAGGCATGGGGATGGACGACAGGTCACATTTTGACTCCTCTGTTTCCTTCCCCTTCCTATTACAGGTACCCTAAACAGAAGCAGACAGACACACGCATTCAGTCCCAGGGGACACCTTCTCTCCCTGCAGAAACCTCCATTAACGAAATACTGCACATTTCCATTTCGAAGATTATTGGGGAAAAGAGTAGAAGCAATTATCTGGAGAGTGTTGGCAGAACTCTAGCACTGGTGAACCTTTCAAACAACCATTTCCCCCATAATTAAGACCACAAAGGCCACACCAGCCTTTACTTCCCTCAAACATGTCCCACTCACAGTCCTGGTTTCCCTGTGGGCAAATAAAGCAACTCCTGTGAGTCAAGGACTTTGCAGTATGTGTAAAACATACCAGAGTCTTCAATAGAGAGGGGTCTGACTTGGTGGCATCTGAACAACCCTGCTAGGTCAAGGACTTGGGAGGTTCTGGTTGGGTCCTACCCTTGGTCTCCCTTGTTGTGACTAGTTTAGTTTCCCACCCTTTGTcccacaggctctgggctggtcCTTTGTGCTGCTGATGACCATGCTGGCGTTCCTTGTCAGGGCCCTCCGGCCATGCTTCACTCAAGCTGCTTTCCTGAAGAGCAAGTACTGGTCCCACTACATAGACATTGAGCGCAAGCTGTTTGACGAGACCTGCACGAAGCATGCCAAGACCTTCGCCAAGGTCTGCATCCAGCAGTTCTTTGAGACCATGAATAAGGACATGGGCCTCGGACACACTCATTCCCCTGAGAAGGTCCCCTTGGAAgaaggggaagagaaagaaaagctCTTGGGCATCACGGACCAGGGGACTATGAACAAACTCCTAAAGAGCTGGCACAAATGCAAGCCGCCCCTACGCCTCCATCAGGAGGTGTTACAGAATGGGAACAACTGGCAGGGGGAAAGTCAGCATCACAGTCACACTAGTCTACCCAGGAAGGAGATTGTCACCTACTATAGTAAAGTATGAGGATGGGCTACAAAAGCAAAGACCAGGCTTGGCCTTAGAGACGGCCAGCGCCTAGGGCTCTCCTTCCAAGGGGTACTTCAGGAACACTGTGATCATTACAGCCACTCCTGAGAAGCCAGTTCAGAGCCCATCTTCCACACCTACCTGTCCATACCCCATGCAGCTGAGTAAAAACAAAAAGACGCCATTTGGAGGAGCAGACAAGATATGGGCTGTTGAGCTGAGATGGGAGAAGGGACAATGAGCACCAGATGCCCCCTTCCAATTGGCTGAAGTGACAATCAAGATTGCAGGAAGAATCACTGGCTGTGCCATTACCCTCTCCGTCCCCACCTGGTACACTACAATGAATAGAGGCATTGCCTCTGGGCTGAGCAATAGAGAATGCTCACCCCTGGTATTTACTCTGCAGCCAGTCATTTCAAGTTAAAGTCTAGGTCAACAACGATTTCTTCTAGCAAAAGTCACCTACGGAGGGCTCGTCCATACAGGGAGTTTAAATTGGGTCGGGGGCGTTAATCCTGTTTGAAAATGCTTGCATGCTCCCAGTGCAATTCACTGTAGTGCACCAACTCCACAGCTATCGCAGGACTCCACAGTCCTCTTTCAATGTGAAGCAATTTGCGGCGAAGCCAGTTAGTCCAGTCTGATGCTGCAGTGCACTACTTTGGCAGCCCTCCAACAGCTATCCCATGCTGCTTTGCAAGCCACCATTACTGACCTGTCTGCTTGCCTGTGTGCCCTGCTACGTTTGGGGTTGGGTTGACCAGTCAGCCCATCTCCTATTTAGGAATTGATGCACACCAGCTATTGTCCATTTGCTCCTGGATTCCAACTGATCACAATAGCTGCAACACTACTCCAGAAGCCCAACAACACGTCTTGAGCAGCTGCTTGGTGCCATGCCGAAACCCTCGGTCTGATCTCCCTCTGGAGCGGCATGTATGTGCAGGGAGCTCCTGCAGCCACCAGGACAAAGACTTTCCTGGGGCCATTGTTAGGCAAATGTCCATGAGGGACCGGGACCAGGATGCCAAACAGTGCCAAAGAAAAAGCAAGCAGCTCAAGAACACCTATGTTAAAATTCcagatgttaatgtttaaccGATTAACTAGGAAGCCTCATCCTAACCAGATGAGGCTTATGGGTTCTGGTTAACCAGtatgggctggagcagcacccTGCCAACTGTGaccagggggttgctccagccctgtggtaCCACCACAGGTGGAAGGCACTCCAGTGAAGCCAGAGCAACCTCTGTCTGCAGTGGCCTGACGTGAtggatggggctgctggggaaacTGCTCCAACCCAGTCAGGCTAGAGCAGCCCCCCTGCAgcggacaggggctgctccagccaggctggagcgccCCTGCTGGAAGCACACCTGGGGTGCTGGGAACATGGGCTGCACCAGCTGCACAGGGGCGCCCCCGTCCGTGGTGCACTGGGGACCTGggctgctctgactgtgctgcagtgttccccacccacagcagcgtTGTGGGCAGGGATGCTCTGGCTGGGCCAGAGCAGATGGGGTCCCCAGCACACTGCAGGTCAgcagggggtgcagctggggaggctaGCCTaccgtttaaccagttaaccaattaaatgggattttacatccccagTTAAAATGAGGaacaatggggaggagggggaggaggaggaatcccACAGGGGTCACATAACCTGTCCATTTTCTGAGGGGATGGATCAGATTTTACATAACTACACAGCCACATATACCAGGCCACTTTCTCCCGCAACTCGCCTCCTTCCTGCGGCAACCCACCCCGGTTCCTAGGCAGCAACCCAGACTAGGATTGATCCTACGCAGGGAACCTGGGCCTGTTGTCAGTCTTTTTTAGAATAGCAATGTTCTAATTTATTattacacattgaacctctctagtccggcagtgcctgctctggcaacatctgtggtccagcacggTTTTAActagctggaggaccacttattaggggtgtggccaagtttcctgccatCCCATGAAGTtcgtttccagccacctgtcctggctctcagtgttgtgtgctgttatgaactgtagtttaccccaaatgtcttctaagagcccagtcagcagcggAAGGGTTcataatgtgctaaacaatattgacctcccatggtctggcaaattctctggtttgatgccagtcaggtccccagggtgctggactagagaggttcaatatgtaTTAAACTACACTGCGTTGCTGGCTTCTGTTCTGGGTGCCTCCTGGGCACAGCCTTTGTAGGCAAATGGGAGCTAAAAGCCTCTCTCAGGCTGAGGTCTCTGCTTCCCTCCTTTCGTTCTGTAACCTAGAGGCACTGATACCATCCTCTGCTAACCACCTCCGGCCCACTCCACCCATTGTAAAGCCAAGGGACCCAGATTATGAGGAGGTAGGATTTAGCAttgccagatttttggggaggtttgagggacaggcagccccagccacatgaTCCCTGActtggggggtgggcagagggaggaaaACCTTCAGCCATGCGGCTGAGAGGCTGCCATGACTGGGAGGCTACCACCAGGCCAGGGCATCCCACCTCAGCCAGCTCCTAGCCGCAAGGCTTCCGTGGttcccaacccccagctcaggttcccatggctgggagccatctggggcacagagccccaccagcaactGCAGCCACAGGaaacccagctgggggcaggaatttccatgacaagtccagCAGTCCtgaatttatgcaaaaatgttgcCACAGGACAGTATTGCATAAATGCAGGACGCGGGACTCTTCATGGAAGCTTGGGACTGTCCTGCGCATTGTGGGACATCTGGCAAACCTAGACCGGGATTGAACCTGGGAACCTCAGGGGCTAAAACAACATGGCTCCACAGCATGAGCTAGAAGCCAGCAGGCGCTCAGCTAAGATTGTAGAGCAGACTTTACTCTCCCTTGTCCGTGGTCGTAGCGCCTCTGCGTTGCACTCCC
This window harbors:
- the CALHM1 gene encoding calcium homeostasis modulator protein 1; amino-acid sequence: MDKFRMIFQFLQSNQESFMNGICGIMALASAQMYSAFDFNCPCLPSYNLAYGLGILLAPPLVLFLLGFVMNNNVSMLAEEWKRPTGMRQKDPAVLRYMFCSMAQRALIAPAVWISVTLLDGKCFMCAFSTSVPVEKLGNRSFTGLSEKEMRKILARIPCKEIYNGQELVAREVAARYLRCISQALGWSFVLLMTMLAFLVRALRPCFTQAAFLKSKYWSHYIDIERKLFDETCTKHAKTFAKVCIQQFFETMNKDMGLGHTHSPEKVPLEEGEEKEKLLGITDQGTMNKLLKSWHKCKPPLRLHQEVLQNGNNWQGESQHHSHTSLPRKEIVTYYSKV